In the genome of Nonlabens sp. MB-3u-79, one region contains:
- a CDS encoding ABC transporter permease, with protein sequence MDKLWLIIKREYLNKVRNRTFIIMTFVSPVIFVGVALLIGWLTSINSDTIRKIAVLDQTADNYAALFENYDRNEYINLDGISKEAAIAASREADYYGLILIEAREGQLADISFYSDDSPSQGFLESIENKINKQATANNLEDAGINLNVIKERTVNKDLQLQDFTGEKTSKMSGWIKIATGGAAGYLLMMFIIIYGNMVMRSVIEEKTSRIIEIIVSSVKPIYLMIGKITGTSLAGITQFLIWVVLGFILMLVATTFLGVDAFSNPANADVMLQAQDMSKMELIFNDIAQLPILKLLVCFFIYFMGGYFLYASIYTAIGAAVDNETDTQQFMLPVILPLMLAIYVGFFSVMESPHGTVAVIFSYIPLTSPIVMLMRIPFGEIAWWEIALSMLLLYVSIIGVAMLAAKIYRIGILMYGKKTNWKELYKWLRY encoded by the coding sequence ATGGATAAACTGTGGCTTATCATAAAGAGAGAATACCTGAATAAGGTAAGGAACAGGACATTCATCATCATGACTTTTGTAAGTCCAGTGATATTTGTTGGTGTGGCTTTGTTAATAGGATGGCTGACTAGTATCAACTCTGATACAATAAGAAAAATTGCTGTGCTTGATCAAACTGCTGACAATTATGCAGCACTTTTTGAAAATTACGACCGCAATGAATACATCAATTTGGACGGTATTTCTAAAGAAGCGGCAATTGCTGCGAGCAGAGAGGCAGATTATTATGGATTGATACTTATTGAAGCAAGAGAAGGACAGCTGGCAGACATTAGTTTTTATTCTGATGACTCTCCTTCCCAAGGTTTTTTAGAATCTATTGAAAACAAGATCAACAAACAAGCTACTGCAAATAACTTAGAAGATGCTGGAATTAATCTTAATGTGATTAAAGAGCGCACCGTAAATAAGGACTTGCAACTTCAAGACTTTACCGGTGAAAAAACCAGTAAAATGTCTGGATGGATTAAAATTGCGACAGGTGGTGCGGCAGGATATTTATTGATGATGTTTATCATTATATATGGTAATATGGTCATGAGATCTGTTATAGAAGAAAAGACCAGTCGCATTATAGAAATTATTGTAAGCAGTGTAAAGCCTATTTATTTAATGATAGGAAAGATAACAGGTACTTCTCTGGCAGGAATCACGCAGTTTTTGATTTGGGTCGTTTTAGGTTTTATTCTCATGCTCGTTGCCACTACTTTTTTAGGAGTTGACGCTTTTTCAAATCCAGCAAATGCAGATGTGATGCTCCAAGCGCAAGACATGAGTAAGATGGAATTGATTTTTAACGACATCGCCCAGCTTCCTATTCTGAAATTATTAGTATGTTTTTTCATATACTTTATGGGCGGGTACTTTCTATATGCTTCTATTTATACAGCTATAGGTGCAGCTGTTGATAATGAAACGGATACACAACAATTTATGTTACCAGTGATATTACCCTTAATGCTCGCCATATATGTAGGTTTCTTTTCAGTAATGGAAAGTCCGCATGGAACAGTTGCCGTTATATTTTCTTATATTCCGCTTACTTCTCCTATTGTGATGTTGATGAGAATACCATTTGGAGAAATTGCTTGGTGGGAGATAGCTTTAAGCATGTTGTTGTTGTATGTAAGTATTATAGGTGTTGCAATGCTTGCTGCAAAAATTTATAGAATAGGAATATTAATGTACGGTAAAAAGACCAACTGGAAGGAACTTTATAAATGGTTGCGTTACTAA
- a CDS encoding mechanosensitive ion channel family protein, with protein MEIDWDKIEEFFTYPIVGSRNTDGFHFDTWMLILAVLAILITTLVLRGIKKVITRKMDTTDKLKFDSVFKFFNYLVYIIVVITVLHSSGVKLTGLLTASAALFVGLGFALQDLFKDIIAGITILTDRSVLVNDVIEMNGKVGRVFEVKLRSTRIVTRDDKILIIPNHLFMSESVYNYTQNHPKTREHVLVGVAYGSDTELVERLLVSCASQQKGILKSPEPFVMFNDFGDSSLNFGIYFFVRDSFAEPRIKSALRFAIDKAFRENGVTIPFPQRDLHIISRPSVNEGSNDRGND; from the coding sequence ATGGAAATAGATTGGGATAAAATAGAGGAGTTTTTTACCTATCCTATAGTAGGATCTAGAAATACAGATGGTTTCCATTTTGATACTTGGATGCTTATCCTGGCAGTTTTAGCGATTTTGATTACCACTTTAGTCTTAAGAGGAATTAAAAAAGTGATTACTCGCAAAATGGATACTACAGACAAATTAAAGTTTGATAGTGTTTTTAAGTTTTTTAATTATTTGGTTTATATCATCGTTGTCATCACTGTTTTACATTCCAGTGGGGTAAAACTTACGGGACTTCTAACGGCGAGTGCTGCATTATTTGTAGGGCTAGGTTTTGCTTTACAAGATTTGTTTAAAGATATTATTGCGGGAATCACCATTCTTACAGATCGATCTGTCTTGGTAAATGATGTAATTGAAATGAATGGTAAAGTGGGGCGTGTATTTGAGGTGAAGTTAAGAAGCACTAGAATTGTTACAAGAGACGATAAGATTTTGATTATTCCTAATCATCTTTTTATGTCGGAGTCCGTTTATAATTACACGCAAAACCACCCAAAAACTAGAGAGCATGTACTGGTAGGTGTTGCTTATGGTAGTGACACAGAGTTAGTAGAAAGGCTTTTGGTGAGCTGCGCAAGTCAGCAAAAAGGTATTCTTAAAAGTCCAGAACCATTTGTTATGTTTAATGATTTTGGCGATAGTTCCTTAAATTTCGGAATCTATTTTTTTGTACGAGACTCTTTTGCAGAGCCTCGTATTAAAAGTGCGTTGCGTTTTGCTATTGATAAGGCCTTTAGAGAGAATGGAGTTACCATTCCTTTCCCACAAAGGGATTTACACATTATCTCCCGCCCTTCGGTCAATGAAGGGTCAAACGACAGGGGTAATGACTAG
- a CDS encoding DUF6268 family outer membrane beta-barrel protein codes for MTSVMQMLKISVVVLCVLAFAKAYSQGTDLFRAEYTYFPQSKSDNSFRRFRTFANVPLKVDDGTYIVPFLEYRNVEYIVKDDFTLTDFGSDRYESYEVGLGYTFPMKNNWRFGARIGILAASNFDEGKARSDDYFLTGSVYFIKSKKNREDGGKPWRLIVGVQYATTAGRPFPLPYLNYYREMNDSWSFTLGAPKMNLKYRFNEKNNMQLYARLDGFYANIQNDEPTSRGIAEDVSMTVAMIGPGYEYNFTKHISAYIYAGYTFINDIRLGDNNGDDVVTLNDTNTFYSRIGLKFKI; via the coding sequence ATGACTAGCGTCATGCAGATGCTTAAAATAAGTGTGGTTGTATTGTGTGTTCTTGCTTTCGCGAAAGCGTACTCCCAAGGAACAGACTTATTTAGAGCAGAGTATACCTATTTCCCTCAGAGTAAATCGGATAACAGCTTTAGAAGATTCCGGACCTTTGCAAATGTGCCACTTAAGGTAGATGACGGCACTTATATAGTACCATTTCTAGAATATAGGAATGTAGAATATATTGTAAAAGATGATTTTACATTAACCGATTTTGGGTCTGATCGCTACGAAAGTTATGAAGTAGGATTAGGCTATACGTTCCCTATGAAAAACAATTGGAGATTTGGCGCTCGAATAGGGATTCTTGCAGCTTCTAATTTTGATGAAGGAAAAGCAAGATCTGATGACTATTTTCTAACTGGAAGCGTTTATTTTATAAAAAGTAAAAAGAATCGAGAAGATGGAGGTAAGCCATGGCGGCTCATAGTAGGGGTTCAATATGCTACCACTGCAGGCCGGCCTTTTCCATTACCTTACCTCAATTATTATAGAGAGATGAATGATAGCTGGAGCTTCACTTTAGGAGCCCCCAAGATGAATTTGAAATACAGGTTCAATGAAAAGAATAATATGCAACTCTATGCGAGACTGGATGGCTTTTATGCAAACATTCAAAATGATGAGCCTACTTCAAGAGGTATCGCTGAGGATGTCTCTATGACGGTTGCTATGATAGGTCCAGGATATGAGTATAATTTTACTAAACATATTTCGGCTTATATTTATGCAGGCTATACCTTTATAAATGACATACGTCTGGGAGATAATAATGGTGATGATGTAGTCACGCTTAATGATACCAATACTTTTTATTCACGAATAGGATTAAAATTCAAAATTTAA
- a CDS encoding sigma-54-dependent transcriptional regulator, protein MANILLIEDESAIRRVLGKILTEENKDYVVTEAVDGLEGIELIRDNDYDLVLCDIKMPKMDGVEVLEAMKKIKPEIPVVMISGHGDLDTAVNTMRLGAFDYISKPPDLNRLLNTVRNALDKKSLVVENNRLKKKVSKNYEMIGHSELIVIIKNIIEKVAPTDARVLITGANGTGKELVAHWLHEKSARSKGPFIEVNCAAIPSELIESELFGHVKGSFTGANKDRAGKFEAANGGTIFLDEIGDMSAKAQAKVLRALQENKIQRVGSDRDIKVDVRILSATNKDLKQEIEDKKFREDLYHRLAVILINVPTLNDRREDIPLLINHFASKIAKEQGTSVKEFDDKAFKLLKQYDWTGNIRELRNVVERLIILGGNQISEKDVKLFASK, encoded by the coding sequence ATGGCAAATATTCTCCTTATAGAAGATGAAAGCGCAATACGTCGCGTTTTAGGTAAAATCTTAACTGAAGAAAATAAAGATTATGTGGTGACAGAGGCTGTTGATGGTCTTGAAGGAATAGAACTCATTAGAGATAATGATTACGATCTAGTTCTTTGTGACATTAAAATGCCTAAGATGGATGGTGTTGAGGTTCTTGAGGCTATGAAGAAAATCAAACCAGAGATTCCTGTAGTGATGATTTCGGGGCATGGAGATCTTGATACTGCGGTAAATACCATGCGATTAGGTGCTTTTGATTATATCTCTAAGCCGCCAGATTTAAATAGACTTTTAAATACGGTACGTAATGCTCTTGATAAGAAAAGTCTTGTTGTAGAAAACAATCGTCTAAAGAAAAAGGTAAGTAAGAATTACGAAATGATAGGTCATAGCGAGTTGATTGTGATCATTAAAAATATCATTGAAAAAGTTGCTCCTACAGATGCTAGAGTACTTATTACTGGTGCAAACGGAACAGGTAAAGAACTTGTAGCACATTGGTTACATGAAAAGAGTGCTCGTTCTAAGGGTCCTTTTATAGAAGTGAATTGTGCCGCCATCCCTAGTGAGTTGATAGAAAGCGAACTCTTTGGCCACGTCAAAGGAAGTTTTACTGGCGCCAATAAAGATCGCGCCGGAAAATTTGAAGCTGCAAATGGTGGAACGATTTTCCTTGATGAAATAGGCGATATGAGCGCAAAAGCTCAAGCTAAAGTTCTTAGAGCACTACAAGAAAATAAAATACAACGTGTAGGTAGTGATAGAGATATTAAAGTAGATGTAAGAATTTTATCAGCTACTAACAAAGATTTAAAACAAGAAATAGAAGATAAAAAATTTAGAGAAGATCTATATCACAGGCTTGCTGTTATTCTAATTAATGTTCCTACACTTAACGATAGGCGAGAAGATATTCCGCTTTTAATCAATCATTTTGCGTCAAAAATAGCAAAAGAACAAGGGACCTCAGTCAAAGAATTTGACGACAAAGCATTCAAATTGCTAAAGCAATACGACTGGACAGGAAACATACGTGAGTTGCGCAATGTAGTAGAACGTTTGATTATTTTGGGAGGAAATCAAATCAGCGAGAAAGATGTAAAACTTTTTGCTAGTAAATAA
- a CDS encoding PPK2 family polyphosphate kinase, whose protein sequence is MTSDDYKATEQLQLSKLPTLLKNSPSKKKTEKELGKVRRDLANFQARLYAHDRHAVLVCFQGMDTSGKDSLIREVFKDFNARGVVQHSFKVPTNIELSQGYLWRHYIALPSKGHFGIFNRTHYENVLVTRVHPEYLMAENLPGFDSPDDATEDFWQMRYQQINNFEKELIENGTFIFKFFLHLSKEEQKSRLLRRLKTPEKNWKFSKDDLKERKLWENYMHCYEQAIRHTHTDVAPWHIIPADDKPVARLLVAKILLETLSQFKEIQAPEMDDEVSGNINKYIQALQNE, encoded by the coding sequence ATGACATCAGATGATTATAAAGCAACAGAGCAGCTTCAACTTTCAAAGTTGCCTACACTTTTAAAAAATTCTCCGTCAAAAAAGAAGACTGAAAAGGAACTGGGTAAAGTAAGAAGAGATCTGGCAAATTTTCAAGCGAGGTTGTACGCACATGACCGGCATGCGGTTTTGGTTTGCTTTCAGGGTATGGATACCTCTGGTAAAGACAGTCTGATCCGTGAGGTGTTTAAAGACTTTAATGCAAGAGGAGTGGTACAGCACAGTTTTAAGGTGCCTACAAATATAGAATTATCGCAGGGTTATCTATGGAGGCATTATATCGCCTTGCCGTCTAAGGGGCATTTTGGTATTTTTAATAGAACACATTACGAGAATGTATTAGTTACTAGAGTCCATCCAGAATATTTAATGGCCGAGAATCTTCCAGGTTTTGATAGTCCAGATGATGCGACAGAAGATTTTTGGCAAATGCGTTACCAGCAAATCAATAATTTTGAGAAGGAGCTTATTGAAAATGGAACTTTTATTTTTAAATTTTTCCTTCATCTCAGTAAAGAAGAGCAAAAAAGCAGGTTGTTAAGAAGATTGAAGACACCAGAGAAGAATTGGAAATTTTCAAAAGATGATCTTAAGGAGCGTAAATTATGGGAAAACTATATGCATTGCTATGAGCAAGCTATACGCCACACACATACAGATGTTGCTCCATGGCATATCATCCCAGCAGACGATAAGCCTGTGGCAAGACTTTTAGTTGCAAAAATACTTTTGGAGACTTTGTCCCAATTTAAAGAAATACAAGCTCCTGAAATGGATGACGAAGTATCTGGAAATATTAATAAATACATACAAGCTTTACAAAATGAATAA
- a CDS encoding M20/M25/M40 family metallo-hydrolase codes for MNKIYTIGLLVLIGSAFAKAQTLPTSKADSLMLRSIYDFNLTESKSYEWLDYLSNTIGGRLSGSLQAERAVTYTEKEIKKFTDRTELQSVLVPKWTRGTPEFAYIQLNDLSTINVNVCALGGSIPTREAGIKAPVIEVTSLQELSELGREQIEGKIVFYNRPMDPKKIQTFEAYGGCVDQRYSGAEEAGKYGAVAVIVRSMNLRLDDYPHTGAMSYGDSDVEDYIPAAAISTNDAEKLHTYLAIDKNLQFYLKQDCTVWGDVESHNVIGEIKGSTYPNEVIIVGGHLDSWDLGDGSHDDGAGVVQSMQVLHTLKTLGYKPLRTIRVVLFMNEENGLKGAREYAKQATLKKEHHIFALESDSGGFTPRGFSFDTSDDQMKVVESWKPLFKPYLIHYFEQGGSGADIGPLKASGTTLAGLRPDSQRYFDFHHAANDTFDAVNKRELELGAATMTSLIYLFDQYGIVNKRMD; via the coding sequence ATGAATAAAATATATACCATTGGATTACTTGTTTTAATAGGTTCCGCTTTCGCGAAAGCGCAAACCTTACCAACATCAAAGGCAGATTCACTTATGCTAAGAAGTATCTATGACTTCAATCTAACAGAGTCTAAAAGTTACGAGTGGCTCGATTATTTATCTAACACCATAGGAGGAAGGTTGTCGGGGTCTCTACAAGCCGAACGCGCAGTAACTTATACCGAAAAGGAAATCAAAAAATTCACTGATAGAACAGAGTTACAGTCGGTGTTAGTTCCTAAATGGACCAGAGGCACGCCAGAATTTGCCTACATACAACTGAACGATCTTTCTACTATCAACGTTAATGTATGTGCTTTAGGAGGTTCTATCCCCACTAGAGAAGCCGGGATAAAAGCCCCGGTAATCGAGGTGACCTCTTTGCAAGAGCTTTCTGAGTTAGGAAGAGAACAGATAGAAGGAAAAATTGTTTTTTATAACCGCCCTATGGATCCTAAAAAGATTCAAACTTTTGAGGCCTATGGTGGATGTGTCGATCAAAGGTACAGCGGTGCAGAAGAAGCAGGTAAATACGGTGCTGTTGCAGTAATAGTAAGATCTATGAATCTAAGATTAGATGATTATCCGCATACGGGTGCTATGAGCTATGGTGACTCAGATGTTGAAGATTATATTCCAGCAGCTGCCATCAGTACTAATGATGCAGAAAAGTTGCACACTTACCTAGCAATAGACAAGAATTTACAGTTTTATTTAAAACAAGATTGTACCGTATGGGGAGATGTAGAAAGTCATAACGTGATAGGCGAAATTAAAGGAAGTACCTACCCTAACGAAGTGATCATCGTAGGAGGTCATTTAGATTCCTGGGATTTAGGTGATGGCAGCCATGATGACGGTGCTGGAGTAGTACAGTCCATGCAAGTATTACACACCTTGAAAACATTAGGTTATAAACCGCTACGTACGATACGAGTAGTTCTTTTTATGAATGAAGAAAATGGATTAAAGGGCGCTCGAGAATATGCAAAACAAGCGACACTTAAAAAGGAGCATCACATTTTTGCTTTAGAAAGTGACTCCGGAGGTTTTACCCCTAGAGGCTTTAGTTTTGATACTAGTGATGATCAAATGAAAGTTGTAGAATCCTGGAAACCTTTATTCAAACCTTACTTGATACATTATTTTGAGCAGGGTGGCAGTGGAGCAGACATAGGTCCATTAAAAGCTTCTGGTACAACTTTAGCAGGCCTACGACCAGATTCTCAAAGAT